Proteins encoded by one window of Pseudonocardia sp. HH130629-09:
- a CDS encoding dihydrofolate reductase family protein produces the protein MSRTRVHNLNVSLDGYAAGDHVSLDAPIGAAGKLFAGFDGRFIHGVGGVDGPVTLDRALTTLWGQGIGAEIMGRRKFGPQTGSWPDDGWRGWWGDETPFRTPVFVMTHHPRPPIEFADGTTFHFVDGSAHEVLGLAREVARGQDVRLGGGPTTIRQFLEADLVDVMHLVIAPITLGRGVPLWTGLDGVEERFTVESVVSPSGRTHQFWNRRT, from the coding sequence ATGTCCCGGACACGCGTGCACAACCTGAACGTCTCGCTCGACGGGTACGCCGCGGGCGACCACGTGTCCCTCGACGCCCCGATCGGCGCCGCCGGGAAGCTGTTCGCCGGGTTCGACGGGCGGTTCATCCACGGCGTCGGTGGCGTGGACGGCCCCGTCACACTCGACCGTGCCCTGACCACCCTGTGGGGCCAGGGGATCGGCGCCGAGATCATGGGCCGCCGCAAGTTCGGTCCGCAGACCGGTTCCTGGCCCGACGACGGGTGGCGCGGCTGGTGGGGCGACGAGACGCCGTTCCGGACGCCGGTGTTCGTCATGACCCACCACCCGCGCCCTCCGATCGAGTTCGCCGACGGGACGACCTTCCACTTCGTCGACGGATCGGCGCACGAGGTGCTCGGGCTCGCCCGGGAGGTCGCCCGCGGGCAGGACGTCCGCCTCGGTGGCGGACCCACCACCATCCGTCAGTTCCTCGAGGCCGACCTCGTCGACGTCATGCACCTGGTGATCGCGCCGATCACCCTCGGCCGCGGGGTCCCGCTCTGGACCGGGCTGGACGGTGTCGAGGAGCGCTTCACGGTCGAGTCGGTGGTCTCGCCGAGCGGCCGCACCCACCAGTTCTGGAACCGGAGGACCTGA
- a CDS encoding ATP-binding protein: protein MLRAEVVCTELVSNAVDHGGGGGEVRLRSVADGWLIEVDDTDPDGVLTPGRSRLGGNRGRGLTLVGAFATWGVRRTLGGKTVWANIALPA from the coding sequence GTGCTCCGGGCGGAGGTGGTCTGCACCGAGCTGGTGTCGAACGCGGTCGACCACGGCGGTGGCGGTGGCGAGGTCCGGCTCCGGTCCGTCGCCGACGGATGGCTGATCGAGGTCGACGACACCGATCCGGACGGCGTTCTCACCCCCGGACGTTCGCGCCTGGGCGGCAACCGCGGCAGGGGGCTCACCCTCGTCGGTGCCTTCGCCACATGGGGCGTGAGACGGACCCTCGGCGGCAAGACCGTGTGGGCAAACATCGCACTCCCCGCCTGA